The Cervus canadensis isolate Bull #8, Minnesota chromosome 29, ASM1932006v1, whole genome shotgun sequence genome includes a window with the following:
- the TMEM45B gene encoding transmembrane protein 45B: MANFKGHALPGSFFLIVGLWWSVKHPLKYFYQKEKSSQLTHHYQRLEIIEAAIRTLFSVIGILAEQFVPDGPHLHLYHEDHWVKLMNWQHSTMYLFFAVSGIVDMLTYLITHVPLGLDRLVMALAAFNEGFLFYYHVHNRPPLDQHIHSLLLCAVFGGALSLAVEVVLRDNVVLELFRTSLLLLQGTWFWQIGFVLFPPFGGPEWDQNNDDNIMFVTMCFCWHYLAALCIVAASYSLVYCFLTRVKRPEDREVIGIQKLRSDHTYRKALLSGSDEE, encoded by the exons ATGGCGAACTTCAAGGGCCATGCGCTCCCCGGGAGCTTCTTCTTGATAGTTGGACTGTGGTGGTCGGTGAAACACCCACTGAAGTACTTTTATCAAAAGGAGAAGAGCAGCCAACTAACCCATCACTACCAGCGTCTCGAGATCATCGAAGCTGCAATCAGAACTTTGTTTTCAGTCATCG GGATCCTGGCAGAGCAGTTTGTTCCTGACGGGCCCCACCTCCACCTGTACCACGAGGACCACTGGGTAAAACTCATGAACTGGCAGCACAGCACCATGTACCTGTTCTTCGCAGTCTCGGGCATCGTGGACATGCTGACCTACCTCATCACCCACGTCCCCCTGGGGCTGGACAGACTGGTTATGGCTCTGGCCGCCTTCAATGAAG GCTTTCTCTTCTACTACCACGTGCACAACCGGCCGCCACTGGACCAGCACATCCACTCCCTGCTGCTGTGTGCTGTATTTGGAGGTGCCCTCAGCCTCGCCGTGGAGGTAGTCCTTCGGGACAACGTCGTGCTGGAACTCTTCCgcaccagcctcctcctccttcagggcACCTGGTTCTGGCAG ATTGGGTTCGTGCTGTTCCCGCCTTTTGGAGGCCCTGAATGGGACCAGAACAATGATGACAACATCATGTTCGTCACCATGTGCTTCTGCTGGCACTACCTGGCTGCGCTCTGCATCGTGGCCGCCAGCTACTCGCTAGTTTACTG CTTCCTGACGCGGGTGAAGAGGCCGGAAGACAGAGAAGTCATTGGGATTCAGAAGCTGAGGTCAGATCACACATACCGGAAGGCCCTCCTGAGTGGCTCAGACGAGGAGTAG